Proteins encoded together in one Bacteroides ovatus window:
- a CDS encoding DUF5690 family protein, with translation MKTITEAISKLSSNRRLADFLFILWAGGAALLSYSLVYTLRKPFTAATFDGIEAFGFDYKVLVTIIQIAGYLIAKFIGIKLISELKRENRLKFILVSIAVAELSLVAFGALPTPYNMFAMFFNGLSLGCMWGVIFSFIEGRRTTDILASLLGISIVISSGTAKSIGLFVMNTLNVSEFWMPALIGAFALPLLALWGYSLTRLPQPTAQDIEQKSSRVTLNGKQRKELFIDFMPFLVLLFVANLMLVVLRDIKEDFLVKIIDMNGQSSWMFAQVDTVVTLIILALFGAMVFVKSNIKVLVALLGLVVLGTATMSFISFNYDSLQLDAITWLFVQSLCLYIAYLCFQSIFFDRFIACFKIKGNVGFFIVTIDFIGYTGTVLVLMFKEFAHADINWLEFYNILSGYVGLICTVAFTCSMIYLIQRYKKEKQLKKAKEAEMSNGIKFTGEGMEPTTFSQI, from the coding sequence ATGAAAACGATTACTGAAGCAATATCGAAACTAAGTTCAAACAGAAGATTAGCCGATTTCCTCTTTATTCTATGGGCAGGTGGAGCAGCCCTTCTTTCTTACTCACTGGTTTATACATTGCGCAAACCTTTCACAGCTGCTACTTTTGACGGGATAGAAGCATTCGGCTTTGATTATAAAGTACTGGTTACTATCATTCAGATAGCAGGTTATCTGATAGCCAAGTTTATAGGTATCAAGTTGATTTCCGAATTGAAGAGAGAGAATCGCCTGAAGTTTATACTCGTTTCCATTGCCGTAGCGGAATTGTCATTGGTTGCGTTCGGAGCACTTCCCACTCCTTATAATATGTTTGCCATGTTCTTCAATGGATTGTCATTGGGCTGTATGTGGGGAGTTATTTTCAGTTTTATCGAAGGTCGCCGCACTACGGATATTTTGGCCAGTCTTTTAGGAATCAGTATTGTTATCAGTTCGGGAACGGCAAAATCCATCGGATTGTTCGTTATGAATACATTGAACGTCAGCGAATTTTGGATGCCGGCACTTATCGGTGCTTTTGCACTTCCTTTATTGGCTCTTTGGGGATATAGCTTAACCCGTTTGCCACAACCTACGGCACAAGATATAGAACAAAAAAGTAGTCGTGTAACTCTGAATGGCAAGCAACGGAAAGAACTGTTCATCGACTTTATGCCATTTCTTGTATTATTGTTTGTAGCTAACCTAATGTTGGTAGTGCTTAGAGATATTAAGGAAGATTTCCTGGTGAAGATTATTGATATGAACGGACAGTCCTCATGGATGTTTGCGCAGGTAGATACAGTCGTTACATTAATAATTCTGGCGTTATTCGGAGCGATGGTCTTTGTGAAAAGTAACATAAAAGTTTTGGTTGCCCTGCTGGGATTGGTCGTACTTGGGACAGCCACCATGAGTTTTATATCTTTCAATTATGATTCTCTGCAATTGGATGCAATCACCTGGCTGTTTGTCCAAAGTCTCTGTCTGTATATTGCCTACCTCTGTTTTCAAAGCATTTTTTTCGACCGCTTCATCGCTTGTTTCAAGATAAAAGGAAATGTCGGTTTCTTCATTGTGACCATTGATTTTATCGGATATACGGGAACTGTACTTGTCTTGATGTTCAAAGAATTTGCCCATGCAGACATAAACTGGTTGGAATTTTATAATATATTATCCGGTTACGTAGGACTGATCTGTACGGTTGCTTTCACCTGCTCCATGATTTACCTGATACAGCGCTATAAAAAAGAGAAACAACTGAAGAAAGCGAAAGAAGCCGAAATGAGCAACGGGATAAAATTTACGGGAGAAGGTATGGAGCCAACTACTTTTTCACAAATTTGA
- a CDS encoding tetratricopeptide repeat protein: MKINLKRDRLTGILLVAMMFVGMNVSAQRIRVQGHITNPQGKSVPNVNVLNPVNDERIEMSDEDGRYSVLVEKNGSLKFTCVGYEDKTVKVAGKQILNVVLKDAVIELDEVTITSKVKDKVIPEPTDIEIKGNYFHLKTRVPVPKEMFNSHRRLVLQPSIYDVTLKKRLLMRPVVFDGDTYNTTQNRMYDYDMDKDPLHDYIRVKTTSSRKGDIIAYHDSIYIEYLQHDYRADVHLAMENYRNIIYRDSFSIARGTVNPLRFLEYKFSAFSLTDEKYLPKPVMQLRDTKGEVNLTFLVGKADLDDKNPQNQVELNRLNQELRGIETNPDASLKSFHITGVASPDGSYATNLRLAKLRTDKALERILAQLDPETRKLLEVKSDASVASWKEVAELLKKNSKPELAKEVEDLIKQYAATPYRLNGVLKSKPFYKELAATYLPKLRKVQYTYGYSIFRSLTDDEIRELYRKNPKQLTRFEYYRMITTAKTPDEREKYCREALELYDNFTYAANELAVATIQKDTPDSRILEPFVSKSAPAELLSNQAIALLHEGKYTKADSVLTLVPEEAVSEDLQAIVQALAGYYNDAFEKVAATSPFNEVVMLLAMKKNQEAWDKISTIDVETAREYYIKAIAANRLEKIGDAIMSIEKALELDPSLLEVAKVDGDIIDLLPEEQKIK, encoded by the coding sequence ATGAAAATCAATTTGAAACGTGATAGATTAACAGGTATACTTCTCGTGGCGATGATGTTCGTCGGTATGAATGTATCCGCCCAACGGATCCGCGTGCAGGGGCATATCACAAACCCGCAGGGGAAAAGTGTTCCGAATGTAAATGTGTTGAATCCGGTCAATGACGAACGTATAGAAATGTCCGACGAGGATGGTCGTTACAGTGTCTTGGTTGAGAAAAACGGCTCGTTGAAGTTTACATGTGTCGGTTATGAAGACAAAACAGTGAAGGTGGCAGGAAAGCAGATTCTGAATGTAGTATTGAAAGATGCCGTCATCGAACTGGACGAAGTAACGATTACTTCCAAAGTGAAGGACAAAGTGATTCCGGAACCTACGGACATCGAAATCAAAGGTAATTATTTCCATCTGAAAACTCGTGTCCCGGTGCCTAAGGAGATGTTTAACTCACATCGTCGCTTGGTATTGCAGCCTTCCATTTATGATGTGACACTGAAAAAGCGTCTGTTGATGCGTCCTGTTGTATTCGACGGGGATACTTATAATACAACGCAAAATCGAATGTACGATTATGATATGGATAAAGATCCTTTGCACGATTACATCCGTGTGAAAACTACTTCTTCACGCAAGGGGGATATTATTGCTTACCATGATTCTATCTATATAGAATATCTGCAACATGACTACCGTGCAGATGTGCATCTGGCGATGGAAAATTACCGGAATATCATTTATCGTGACTCTTTCTCCATTGCACGCGGAACGGTCAACCCGCTTCGTTTCTTGGAGTATAAATTCTCCGCTTTCAGCCTGACGGACGAGAAATACCTTCCGAAACCCGTGATGCAGTTGCGGGATACGAAAGGTGAGGTAAACTTAACCTTCCTGGTAGGTAAAGCCGACCTGGATGATAAGAATCCACAAAATCAGGTGGAACTGAACCGATTGAATCAGGAATTGCGTGGTATTGAGACGAACCCGGATGCCTCTTTGAAGAGTTTTCATATTACGGGGGTGGCTTCGCCGGACGGTTCTTACGCGACGAATCTTCGTCTGGCAAAATTGCGTACGGATAAAGCCCTGGAACGTATACTGGCACAACTGGACCCGGAAACACGTAAACTGTTGGAGGTGAAATCGGATGCATCGGTTGCCTCCTGGAAGGAGGTAGCTGAATTGCTGAAAAAAAACTCCAAGCCGGAACTGGCTAAAGAAGTAGAGGACTTAATCAAACAATATGCAGCTACTCCTTACCGGTTGAATGGGGTCTTGAAATCGAAACCTTTCTACAAAGAACTTGCGGCTACTTATCTGCCTAAATTGAGAAAGGTGCAATATACGTATGGTTATTCAATCTTCCGTTCTTTGACGGACGACGAGATTAGAGAACTTTACAGAAAGAATCCGAAGCAACTGACCCGTTTCGAATATTACCGTATGATTACGACAGCAAAAACTCCCGACGAAAGGGAAAAGTATTGCAGGGAAGCTCTTGAACTTTATGATAACTTTACGTATGCAGCCAATGAACTGGCAGTGGCAACGATACAGAAAGATACTCCGGATTCACGTATTCTCGAACCGTTTGTCAGTAAATCGGCACCGGCGGAGTTATTGTCCAATCAGGCTATTGCCTTGCTGCACGAAGGGAAATATACAAAAGCGGATTCAGTCTTGACATTGGTTCCCGAAGAAGCGGTTTCTGAAGATTTGCAGGCCATCGTTCAGGCATTGGCCGGTTATTATAATGATGCTTTCGAAAAGGTGGCGGCTACCAGTCCTTTCAATGAGGTGGTGATGCTGCTGGCAATGAAGAAGAATCAGGAAGCATGGGATAAGATTTCTACCATAGATGTAGAGACCGCCCGCGAATATTATATAAAAGCGATTGCCGCCAACCGCCTGGAGAAAATAGGTGATGCGATTATGAGCATTGAGAAGGCCCTTGAACTTGATCCTTCCTTATTGGAAGTAGCGAAGGTGGACGGTGATATTATTGACTTGCTGCCGGAAGAGCAGAAAATTAAATAA
- the nuoE gene encoding NADH-quinone oxidoreductase subunit NuoE, with protein sequence MSDIKLACDMAEQIKTICDKHGNKPGELINILHEAQHLQGYLPEETQRIIASKLGIPVSKVYGVVTFYTFFTMTPKGKHPISVCMGTACYVRGSEKLLEEFKRVLGIEVGDTTPDGKFSLDCLRCVGACGLAPVVMIGEKVYGRLQPVDVKKIIEELE encoded by the coding sequence ATGTCAGATATCAAACTAGCCTGTGACATGGCAGAGCAAATCAAAACGATCTGCGACAAGCATGGAAACAAACCGGGCGAACTTATCAATATTTTGCATGAGGCACAGCATTTGCAAGGGTATCTACCCGAGGAAACGCAACGGATTATCGCTTCCAAACTTGGAATTCCCGTATCGAAAGTGTATGGTGTCGTCACTTTCTATACTTTCTTTACCATGACTCCCAAAGGAAAACATCCCATCTCTGTTTGCATGGGTACAGCTTGTTATGTACGTGGTTCAGAAAAACTGCTGGAAGAGTTCAAACGTGTATTAGGTATCGAAGTCGGTGACACTACCCCGGACGGAAAGTTCTCATTAGACTGTCTGCGTTGTGTAGGCGCCTGCGGACTGGCTCCGGTAGTGATGATCGGCGAGAAGGTATATGGTCGATTACAACCGGTAGATGTAAAGAAGATTATTGAAGAATTGGAATAA
- a CDS encoding heparinase II/III family protein: protein MRQILLGLCLLCLLNNASGQENGREIPLPEKMSQEHPRVLTTPDGKQDTWELIKKEKWAKDVFNKLKERTEVYTNLTDAQPAWLLSRLAMYWKSHATEVYVKGETYDHAGGEKAPYPTVRYTGTRGTAATHGRPKLADVVPYDDEDGNVTFCNNALPDRPMESVHPSKTGRNIESLNCEILGIARDAAFLYWMTDEEKFAKLAAGVFDTYMTGIYYRNVPIDLNHGHQQTLVGLTSFEVIHEDALHIAVPLYDFLYNYLKANYPDKMEIYAGAFKKWADNIIANGVPHNNWNLLQARFIMNVGLVLEDNKEYADGKGREYYIDYVMNRSSIRQWSLTRLADYGFDINTGIWAECPGYSSVVINDYANFVNQFDTNLQYDLVKAMPVLSKAVATTPQYLFPNRMICGFGDTHPGYLSTNFFIRMIQNAQANGKKEQENYFTALLKCLNPDLGNDKTEKKNVRVSVNSFFEDKPLTLNPKVQPGKIEDYVSPLFYAPNVSWLVQRNGMHPRNSLMISLNGSEGNHMHANGISMELYGKGYVLGPDAGIGLFLYSGLDYAEYYSQFPSHNTVCVDGISSYPVMKSNHSFDLLSCFPASAEPGKAFTSVTYSNLYFREPESRADQTRMMSIVTTGAETGYYVDVFRSRKEKGGDKMHDYFYHNLGQTLTLTAADGSDLNLQPTEELAFAGAHLYAYSYLYDKKVAATNKDVKATFTIDMKDKDGDDIYMNLWMKGEPDREVFTALAPMTEGLSRTPNMPYNIKEQPTLTFVARQHGEAWNRPFVSIYEPSTKKEPSAIQSVSYFDAEGAGLEDFAGICVKSKNGRIDHIFSLSDAAQTATYQGMKVKADYAVISNEYAGNRTLFLGNGTQLVAPGVMIQTDNAANVLLEKKEGKWYIISSAPCTVVIGDKKIKSDASSEHILLRI, encoded by the coding sequence ATGAGACAAATTTTACTGGGACTATGTCTTCTTTGCTTATTGAATAATGCATCCGGACAGGAAAACGGACGGGAAATTCCGTTGCCGGAGAAAATGTCGCAAGAACATCCGAGAGTGTTGACTACACCGGATGGAAAGCAGGATACGTGGGAGCTGATTAAAAAAGAGAAATGGGCGAAAGACGTATTCAATAAATTGAAGGAACGAACCGAAGTATATACCAATCTGACGGATGCTCAACCCGCATGGTTGTTATCCCGTCTGGCTATGTATTGGAAATCTCATGCAACCGAGGTATATGTGAAAGGTGAGACTTACGATCATGCCGGAGGTGAAAAGGCTCCTTATCCCACTGTGCGTTACACAGGAACCCGTGGCACAGCTGCTACCCACGGTCGTCCCAAATTGGCGGATGTCGTTCCTTATGATGATGAGGACGGGAATGTCACTTTCTGCAATAATGCACTTCCCGACCGTCCTATGGAGAGTGTACACCCATCCAAAACAGGCCGGAATATTGAAAGCCTGAACTGCGAAATCCTGGGAATTGCCCGTGATGCCGCTTTCCTTTATTGGATGACGGATGAAGAGAAATTCGCTAAACTTGCCGCAGGGGTCTTTGATACATATATGACAGGTATTTATTATAGAAACGTGCCCATCGACCTGAATCACGGCCATCAGCAAACATTGGTAGGATTGACTTCTTTCGAAGTCATCCATGAAGACGCACTCCATATCGCTGTCCCTTTATACGATTTTCTATATAATTATCTAAAGGCCAATTACCCGGATAAAATGGAAATCTACGCCGGAGCTTTTAAGAAATGGGCGGATAATATCATAGCGAACGGTGTACCTCATAACAACTGGAATTTGCTACAGGCACGGTTTATTATGAATGTCGGATTGGTATTGGAAGACAATAAAGAATATGCCGACGGAAAAGGACGTGAATATTATATCGACTATGTGATGAACCGTTCCAGCATCCGCCAGTGGAGTCTGACGCGATTGGCAGATTATGGTTTCGATATAAATACGGGAATTTGGGCAGAATGTCCGGGATATAGCAGTGTGGTAATCAATGATTATGCCAATTTCGTGAATCAGTTTGATACGAATCTGCAATATGATTTGGTGAAAGCAATGCCTGTATTGTCGAAAGCGGTAGCAACCACTCCCCAATATCTGTTTCCCAACCGTATGATTTGTGGCTTTGGAGATACGCATCCGGGATATTTGAGTACGAATTTCTTTATCCGTATGATACAGAATGCACAGGCGAACGGGAAGAAAGAACAGGAAAACTATTTCACGGCTTTATTGAAATGCCTGAACCCGGATTTGGGAAATGATAAAACAGAAAAGAAGAATGTGCGTGTATCTGTCAATTCTTTCTTTGAAGATAAACCGCTGACGCTAAATCCCAAAGTGCAGCCGGGAAAGATAGAAGATTATGTTTCTCCTTTGTTTTATGCTCCCAATGTGTCATGGCTGGTACAGCGTAACGGTATGCATCCGCGCAACAGTTTGATGATTTCGTTGAATGGCAGTGAAGGGAATCACATGCACGCTAACGGCATTTCGATGGAACTTTACGGAAAAGGATACGTATTGGGTCCGGATGCAGGTATCGGGCTTTTCCTGTATAGCGGACTGGATTATGCGGAATATTATTCTCAATTCCCCAGTCATAATACAGTTTGTGTGGATGGAATATCGAGCTATCCGGTGATGAAAAGTAACCATTCTTTTGATTTGCTTTCCTGTTTCCCGGCATCAGCGGAACCGGGCAAAGCATTTACGTCCGTTACTTACAGTAACCTTTATTTTCGTGAACCGGAAAGCAGGGCGGATCAGACCCGTATGATGAGTATTGTCACTACTGGGGCGGAGACGGGGTATTATGTCGATGTATTCCGCAGCCGGAAAGAGAAAGGAGGCGATAAGATGCACGATTACTTCTATCACAACCTTGGGCAGACTTTGACATTGACGGCAGCAGATGGCAGCGACCTGAATCTCCAGCCTACGGAAGAACTCGCCTTTGCAGGCGCACATCTTTACGCTTATTCCTATTTATATGATAAGAAAGTGGCTGCGACCAATAAGGATGTCAAGGCAACTTTCACCATAGATATGAAAGATAAGGACGGCGATGATATATACATGAATCTTTGGATGAAAGGCGAACCGGATCGTGAAGTCTTTACGGCTTTGGCGCCAATGACCGAAGGGCTAAGCCGTACACCGAATATGCCCTATAATATAAAGGAGCAGCCGACGCTGACATTTGTTGCCCGTCAGCATGGAGAAGCTTGGAATCGTCCTTTTGTCTCGATATATGAACCGAGTACGAAAAAGGAACCGTCTGCTATTCAGTCTGTTTCTTATTTTGATGCAGAAGGAGCAGGTTTGGAAGATTTTGCCGGAATCTGTGTGAAAAGCAAAAACGGACGTATAGATCATATCTTCTCTCTATCTGATGCTGCACAAACCGCTACTTATCAAGGAATGAAAGTGAAAGCGGATTATGCTGTTATCAGCAATGAATATGCAGGAAACCGGACGTTGTTTTTAGGGAATGGAACCCAATTGGTTGCACCCGGGGTAATGATTCAGACCGACAATGCCGCTAATGTATTGCTCGAAAAGAAAGAAGGGAAATGGTATATTATTTCTTCTGCTCCCTGTACGGTTGTTATCGGCGATAAGAAGATAAAATCCGATGCTTCGTCGGAGCATATATTGTTGCGTATCTGA
- a CDS encoding DUF3575 domain-containing protein, with protein sequence MRNGRRVIAALSFLLLCCGVHVHAQRVAVKTNALGWLTASPNVEAEFVLGSHVSLNMGIAANPISTDNFKTTFTHFQPEVRYWLNRPMVSHFLGITAFVNNFDMMVKDVHHKGDAYAAGLTYGYAWVLGDHWNIEATAGVGVLRYRQFKYDKGTPKPGAVNDSKTTIAPVKLGVSFVYIIR encoded by the coding sequence ATGAGAAATGGTCGCAGGGTAATAGCTGCGTTATCATTTCTGTTATTATGTTGTGGTGTACATGTGCACGCACAACGGGTGGCTGTAAAGACAAATGCATTGGGTTGGCTGACCGCCAGTCCGAATGTAGAAGCAGAATTTGTATTGGGTAGTCATGTCTCCTTAAACATGGGGATTGCTGCGAACCCAATCAGTACAGACAACTTTAAAACGACTTTCACGCATTTTCAGCCTGAAGTTCGTTACTGGCTAAATCGTCCGATGGTGAGTCATTTTCTTGGAATCACCGCTTTCGTGAATAATTTTGATATGATGGTAAAAGATGTGCATCACAAAGGCGATGCATACGCCGCTGGTTTGACCTATGGATACGCATGGGTGCTGGGCGATCATTGGAACATCGAAGCAACTGCCGGAGTGGGTGTGTTGCGCTACCGTCAGTTTAAGTATGATAAGGGTACTCCGAAACCGGGTGCGGTCAACGATAGTAAGACCACCATTGCACCTGTCAAACTGGGGGTATCCTTTGTTTATATTATTCGATAA
- a CDS encoding NADH-dependent [FeFe] hydrogenase, group A6, whose product MEEKQITLQIDGHFITVPEGSTILEAAIKIGINIPTLCHIDLKGTCIKNNPASCRICVVEVMGRRNLAPACATRCTEGMVVKTSTLRVMNARKVVAELILSDHPNDCLTCPKCGNCELQTLALRFNIREMPFNGGELSPRKREITASIVRNMDKCIFCRRCESVCNDVQTVGALGAIRRGFNTTIAPAFDRMMTESECTYCGQCVAVCPVGALTERDYTNHLLDDLANPDKVVIVQTAPAVRAALGEEFGFPPGTLVTGKMVYALRELGFDYVFDTDFAADLTIMEEGSEILNRLTRYLNGDKSVRLPILTSCCPAWVNFFEHHFPDMLDIPSTARSPQQMFGSIAKSYWAEKMGIPREKLVVVSIMPCLAKKYECARDEFKVNGIPDVDYSISTRELARLIKRANIGFPLVLDSPFDNPMGESTGAGVIFGTTGGVMEAALRSVYEIYTGEPLKNVNFEQVRGLNGVRRATINLNGFELKVGIAHGLGNARHLLEDIRNGHNEYHVIEIMACPGGCIGGGGQPLHHGNSEILYARANALYREDANKPLRKSHENPYIKTLYEDYLGKPLGEKSETLLHTHYFNKAID is encoded by the coding sequence ATGGAAGAAAAACAAATTACTCTCCAGATAGACGGTCATTTCATCACTGTGCCCGAGGGAAGCACTATTCTTGAAGCCGCTATCAAAATCGGTATCAATATACCTACGCTGTGTCATATCGACCTGAAAGGAACCTGTATAAAAAATAATCCGGCTTCCTGCCGTATTTGTGTGGTTGAAGTGATGGGACGGCGCAATCTGGCTCCTGCCTGCGCTACCCGTTGCACAGAAGGAATGGTAGTAAAAACCAGTACGCTACGTGTGATGAACGCACGCAAAGTGGTAGCCGAACTTATCCTGTCGGATCATCCCAACGACTGTCTCACCTGCCCCAAATGTGGCAATTGTGAACTTCAGACATTAGCGCTACGCTTTAATATCCGCGAAATGCCTTTCAATGGAGGCGAGCTCTCTCCCCGCAAGCGGGAAATCACTGCCTCCATCGTGCGCAACATGGATAAATGTATTTTCTGTCGCCGCTGTGAAAGTGTCTGTAACGATGTTCAGACAGTCGGTGCGCTCGGTGCCATCCGTCGCGGATTCAACACGACGATAGCCCCTGCCTTTGACCGGATGATGACGGAAAGCGAATGTACCTATTGCGGACAATGCGTAGCTGTCTGTCCGGTAGGTGCACTGACCGAACGCGATTATACGAACCACCTGCTCGACGACTTAGCTAACCCGGATAAAGTGGTGATTGTGCAAACAGCCCCTGCCGTACGTGCTGCCCTAGGCGAAGAATTCGGTTTTCCTCCCGGCACACTGGTAACCGGAAAAATGGTTTATGCACTGCGTGAACTGGGATTCGACTATGTATTCGATACTGACTTTGCCGCCGACCTCACCATCATGGAAGAAGGATCGGAAATACTAAACCGTCTGACGCGCTATCTCAACGGAGATAAATCCGTACGATTACCTATCCTGACTTCCTGCTGTCCGGCATGGGTCAACTTCTTCGAACATCATTTCCCGGACATGCTGGACATTCCGTCCACCGCCCGCTCCCCACAACAGATGTTCGGTTCCATTGCCAAATCCTATTGGGCGGAGAAAATGGGCATACCCAGAGAAAAACTGGTTGTCGTATCTATCATGCCTTGTCTGGCTAAAAAGTACGAATGTGCACGTGATGAATTCAAAGTGAACGGTATCCCCGATGTGGATTATTCTATCTCTACCCGTGAACTGGCACGACTAATTAAACGTGCCAATATCGGGTTCCCTCTCGTACTGGACAGCCCATTCGACAACCCGATGGGTGAATCGACAGGTGCCGGTGTCATTTTCGGAACAACAGGTGGTGTAATGGAAGCCGCCCTCCGTTCTGTCTATGAAATCTATACCGGAGAACCTTTGAAAAATGTAAATTTCGAACAGGTACGCGGACTAAATGGCGTCCGTCGTGCTACCATTAACCTAAACGGATTTGAATTAAAAGTAGGCATCGCACACGGACTAGGCAACGCTCGTCATCTACTGGAAGATATACGGAACGGACATAACGAATATCATGTAATCGAAATTATGGCTTGCCCCGGAGGCTGTATCGGTGGCGGCGGGCAGCCTTTGCATCACGGCAACTCGGAAATACTCTATGCACGCGCCAACGCACTTTACCGTGAAGACGCCAACAAACCTTTGCGCAAATCGCACGAGAATCCGTATATCAAGACATTATACGAGGATTATCTCGGCAAACCGCTAGGTGAGAAATCGGAAACTCTCCTGCATACGCATTATTTCAACAAAGCGATTGATTAA
- the nuoF gene encoding NADH-quinone oxidoreductase subunit NuoF: MKILSIHDLATIRKRAEHNLSLREESNEKVTEKCYGLASGAQHLQILICGGTGCKASSSQGITDNLLKAIKKSEITDKVEVITVGCFGFCEKGPIVKIIPDNTFYTQVTPEDAEEIINEHIIGGRRIERLLYVDPKTEHTVSDSKHMDFYRKQLRIALRNCGFIDPENIEEYIAREGYFALADCLLNKQPTDVIDIIKRSGLRGRGGGGFPTGLKWEFANKQQSDVKYVVCNADEGDPGAFMDRSIMEGDPHSIVEAMCVCGYSIGSTKGLVYIRAEYPLAINRLKTAINQAREYGLLGDHILGTDFSFDIEIRYGAGAFVCGEETALIHSMEGKRGEPTLKPPFPAESGYLGKPTNVNNVETLANIPIILTKGADWFATIGTERSKGTKVFALAGKINNVGLIEVPMGTTLREVIYEIGGGIKGGKKFKAVQTGGPSGGCLTEKHLDTPIDFDNLLSAGSMMGSGGMIVMDEDDCMVSVARFYLDFTVEESCGKCTPCRIGNKRLLELLNKITEGKGTEKDLDTLATLGQVIKDTALCGLGQTSPNPVLSTLDNFYNEYMEHVRDKTCRSKQCKSLLTYTISPERCIGCHLCAKNCPADAISGLVRKPHVIAPDKCIKCGMCMARCKFNAILVC, encoded by the coding sequence ATGAAAATTTTATCTATCCATGATTTGGCAACAATCAGGAAGAGAGCAGAGCACAATCTTTCATTGCGCGAAGAAAGTAATGAAAAGGTGACTGAAAAGTGTTACGGACTGGCATCCGGTGCGCAACATCTTCAGATTCTGATCTGCGGTGGTACAGGCTGTAAGGCATCTTCCAGCCAGGGTATTACAGACAATCTTCTAAAAGCCATCAAAAAGAGCGAAATCACCGATAAAGTAGAAGTCATCACCGTAGGCTGTTTCGGCTTCTGTGAAAAAGGTCCTATCGTGAAAATTATCCCCGATAATACCTTTTACACCCAAGTCACTCCCGAAGATGCGGAAGAAATCATCAACGAGCATATCATCGGAGGACGAAGAATCGAACGGTTGCTGTATGTAGATCCCAAAACGGAACATACCGTCAGCGACTCCAAGCACATGGATTTCTACCGGAAACAACTCCGCATCGCATTGCGTAACTGTGGTTTTATCGATCCCGAAAATATTGAAGAGTATATCGCCCGTGAAGGATACTTTGCATTGGCCGATTGCCTGCTTAACAAACAGCCGACGGACGTTATTGATATTATCAAACGTTCGGGACTTCGCGGACGTGGCGGTGGCGGTTTCCCGACGGGACTGAAATGGGAATTTGCCAACAAACAACAGTCGGATGTCAAATACGTGGTTTGTAACGCCGACGAAGGAGATCCCGGTGCATTCATGGACCGTTCCATAATGGAGGGCGACCCACATTCGATTGTAGAAGCGATGTGTGTCTGCGGTTATTCCATTGGTTCCACCAAAGGATTAGTATATATCCGTGCCGAATATCCGTTAGCTATCAACCGACTGAAAACAGCTATCAATCAGGCACGCGAATACGGATTACTGGGAGATCATATCTTAGGAACAGATTTCAGTTTCGACATAGAAATACGATACGGAGCCGGAGCTTTTGTCTGCGGAGAAGAAACTGCCCTTATTCATTCGATGGAAGGAAAACGGGGAGAGCCGACTCTGAAACCTCCCTTCCCTGCCGAATCCGGTTATCTGGGAAAACCAACCAATGTAAATAATGTGGAAACGCTTGCCAATATTCCCATTATTCTAACCAAAGGAGCCGACTGGTTTGCAACGATTGGCACAGAACGTTCCAAAGGAACCAAAGTGTTTGCTCTTGCCGGAAAGATTAATAATGTCGGACTGATCGAAGTGCCGATGGGAACTACTCTTCGGGAAGTAATCTACGAAATCGGAGGAGGCATCAAAGGCGGAAAGAAGTTCAAAGCTGTACAAACAGGAGGACCGTCAGGCGGCTGTCTGACAGAAAAACATCTGGACACTCCCATTGACTTTGACAACCTTCTCTCGGCCGGTTCCATGATGGGTTCAGGAGGGATGATTGTCATGGATGAGGACGACTGCATGGTATCCGTAGCCCGCTTTTATCTGGATTTTACAGTGGAAGAGTCCTGCGGGAAATGCACACCTTGCCGCATTGGAAACAAACGTCTGTTGGAACTACTGAACAAGATTACAGAAGGAAAAGGCACAGAAAAAGACCTGGACACACTTGCCACTTTGGGACAAGTCATCAAAGATACGGCCCTCTGCGGACTGGGACAAACCTCTCCGAATCCCGTTTTATCCACATTGGATAACTTCTACAATGAATATATGGAACACGTACGGGATAAGACTTGTCGTTCCAAGCAATGTAAATCACTATTAACATATACCATCAGTCCGGAACGTTGCATTGGTTGTCATCTATGCGCCAAAAACTGTCCGGCGGATGCTATCAGCGGACTGGTGCGTAAGCCACATGTCATTGCTCCCGATAAATGTATCAAATGCGGCATGTGTATGGCACGCTGCAAATTCAACGCTATTCTTGTCTGCTAA